A DNA window from Vanessa tameamea isolate UH-Manoa-2023 chromosome 24, ilVanTame1 primary haplotype, whole genome shotgun sequence contains the following coding sequences:
- the LOC113398097 gene encoding MICOS complex subunit Mic60-like has product MFRIKNNLLNITNILRRQQVEIQALKICQYPRTQYKVQVREPCPPKPPPPPPKPKDDTAFWGALTVICITGAFAVIAKRSPEIRDWLIIYAPWFDDFIAIAYEENMTYGEFARKCVEDVKNFVYTTIKDDNKPQPCSMDQSQKPVIPITPQPEVEDKKGESVDPDKPICVDKPEPIVVTKTTCEIVDRLKDLGNEALSNYYTASTACSLYNQIVAETMQNFSIPTLKELRNHMIERLNLVTESIQKAEQATADIEDLTRYLECGLKGTKEEVENTMTLMKDYLQQIKTSCILYQWENDKSIVLDDQWQKVEHLIDKYAGENETMFPEIKYEQNKLQFQGDLDLLLYHTNRYTQQLIVELKEAVVGMTDRVSRAFETLPQGDNERKNRESMMQSVLKQKRTELDNEFKKRQNDQKLANDKLLKDSLKKQLERHQEIMDAKLKEKEEEATSRLNKLVSEKVAFEKKMFAKQLSEMAEKLKDVEDKLNVRLKAESETKRSQDLWIAGSSLLAATKKGEPYVNVNKELNAIEKAAGAGDQLVTTVLKAVPESIRENGLVPESVLKAKYHQMEKIALKVALIEQDGAPLPVYFLSWLQSTLLFMKISGIPQEEVDKMPEEPFKDLDTFDLLQRARFWMERGNLAAAIRYVNSLEGASKAAAASWYDAARSHLETRQAAEAVIAHAAAIGVQYI; this is encoded by the exons atgtttagaattaaaaacaatttattaaatattacaaatatattg CGTCGTCAACAAGTAGAAATCCAAGCCTTGAAAATATGTCAATATCCGCGAACACAATACAAGGTGCAAGTGCGGGAGCCATGCCCACCCAAGCCACCTCCACCCCCTCCTAAACCCAAGGATGACACCGCATTCTGGGGTGCATTGACTGTTATTTGTATTACCGGTGCATTTGCAGTAATCGCGAA GCGTTCGCCAGAAATTCGCGACTGGCTTATAATATACGCTCCTTGGTTCGACGATTTCATTGCTATCGCGTATGAGGAGAACATGACGTACGGTGAATTTGCGCGGAAATGCGTCGAAGACGTTAAGAATTTTgtttatacaacaataaaagACGATAACAAACCTCAGCCTTGTTCCATGGACCAGTCTCAGAAACCTGTAATCC cgaTTACACCCCAACCAGAAGTCGAGGACAAAAAAGGTG aatcCGTAGACCCCGATAAACCGATATGTGTCGATAAACCTGAACCGATTGTTGTCACAAAAACAACCTGTGAAATAGTTGATCGATTAAAAGATCTCGGTAATGAAGCCTTGAGTAATTATTATACGGCTTCAACGGCATGCTCCCTTTATAACCag ATTGTCGCTGAAACGATGCAAAACTTCTCAATACCAACTCTAAAGGAATTACGCAACCACATGATTGAACGGTTGAATTTAGTTACCGAATCAATACAAAAAGCAGAGCAAGCGACCGCTGATATCG agGATTTGACACGTTACCTGGAGTGCGGATTAAAAGGCACAAAAGAGGAGGTGGAGAACACGATGACCCTTATGAAAGATTACTTGCAACAAATAAAAACGTCTTGCATATTATATCAGTGGGAGAATGACAAGTCTATCGTCTTGGACGATCAGTGGCAAAag GTAGAACATTTAATAGACAAATACGCGGGTGAAAATGAGACAATGTTTCCGGAAATTAAATATGAGCAGAATAAATTGCAATTTCAAGGAGATCTAGATCTATTGTTGTATCATACGAATCGTTAC actcAACAATTGATAGTGGAACTAAAAGAAGCCGTGGTCGGAATGACCGATAGAGTTAGTAGGGCCTTTGAAA CTTTACCTCAAGGCGATAACGAAAGGAAAAATAGAGAATCCATGATGCAGAGTGTTCTGAAACAGAAAAGAACCGAGCTCgataacgaatttaaaaaacga caaAATGATCAAAAACTTGCAAATGATAAGTTACTAAAGGATTCGCTAAAGAAGCAACTAGAGCGACACCAAGAAATTATGGACGCtaaattgaaagaaaaagaGGAAGAG gcGACATCAAgattaaataaacttgtttcTGAAAAAGTTGCATTCGAAAAGAAAATGTTCGCAAAGCAACTGAGCGAAATGGCAGAAAAATTGAAAGACGTTGAGGATAAACTTAATG TTCGTTTGAAAGCGGAGAGTGAGACGAAACGTTCACAAGACCTTTGGATAGCAGGTTCATCTTTATTGGCTGCTACTAAAAAAGGCGAGCCGTACGTCAATGTTAATAAAGAGCTGAATGCTATTGAAAAAGCAGCGG GAGCTGGAGATCAATTAGTTACAACTGTATTAAAAGCTGTACCAGAGTCTATTAGAGAAAATGGTTTAGTACCGGAAAGTGTCTTGAAAGCGAAATATCACCAG atGGAAAAAATTGCCTTGAAAGTTGCACTTATCGAACAAGATGGAGCGCCATTGCCAGTTTATTTTCTGTCTTGGTTGCAGTCAACTTTATTGTTCATGAAG ATATCAGGTATTCCGCAGGAGGAGGTGGACAAAATGCCGGAGGAACCATTCAAGGATTTGGACACTTTCGATTTGTTGCAAAGAGcaag attttggATGGAGCGAGGTAACTTAGCTGCGGCTATTCGATACGTGAACTCTCTAGAGGGTGCTTCAAAGGCTGCAGCGGCTTCTTGGTACGACGCCGCGCGGTCTCATCTCGAGACGAGACAAGCTGCTGAGGCTGTTATCGCACACGCAGCGGCTATAGGAGTACAGTATATATAA